Genomic DNA from Deltaproteobacteria bacterium:
CGACGTTCTTGTTCAGGCGATAGTTGATGCCTGCCGTGAACGCAAGTTCAGAGAACTCCACATCGGAATAGTTGTCCATTCCGTTCAGATATACGACGTCATAGAGATACGGCATGTTGGGATTCAAGGTCGAGACGTTGTAGTCGAGCTTGAGGTCCCCGGTGGGATTCATGCTCTCGAAGTGGAAGTCCTCGATGCTCCCCGAACCCGTAGTGTAGCTCCCGTTGGCGTTGAGCCCCAAGTTAGGCAGAAGGGTGATATCCGCACCAAGGAAGAATGTATGGGCGTCCGTTTCGTAATCCATGTCTGTGTGTTCCGAGCCAAACTGGCTGGATGTCATGAGGTTCCCTCACCCATCGTAGATGGCTATACAGTACATGGACTCGTACTTGTCATAGAAGTAGTTGTACCCTGCCGAAAAGGCCATCTTCTCAGTGGGGGTCAGGACCAGGTTCAGGCCCCCGGTGAAGAGGTCCTGCTGCCACTCAGTGCCGTCCACATCGTCGTTTTCGGCCCAGCGATACTTGGCGTGCAGGCTCGTCGAGAGCATGCTGACCGGTGTCAAGTGCCCATTGAACATGAAGGTGTGTGCCGTCTCGGGCTGATTGGTACGGGTCCCGGTACGGGCATCGTAGATGTTTGGCGCATAGGTCCGATCGAAGTTCCTTCCAGCGGTGCCCGGTCCGGCATAGGTGGTGAATGAATCATCAGGCGAACACACGGCATGCTTAAGGGCGTACGGATCGTCGATGAGTTCGAGCTTGTAGCCAAGATCGAACTTCATGTGATGGTTCACCCGCCAATCGCCCGAGAGCTTCACGGTGTGCTTGTCCGTAGTCTCAGGGACATCGTGATACTCGTAATTCTGCCGATCCTCCTGATGGAAGTCGTAGCCGCCGCGAAGTGTGATGTTTCTCACCACCTTCCATGCGGCGTCGATCCCTGCTGCGATGACGTCATAGTCATAGCCAGACTTTCTCGTGAAGTCCCAGATGTCGGCTGGCTCGTTCGTGTACTTGAAATGGGCAGCAGCGTCGTTCACATCCACAAACACCTCGTCGTTATCGAGGGTCTGGTACTTGCCATGGACGGTGAGCGACAGGGCCTTGGTGAGACGGCTGTGCCACTTGGCCATGACCGCTGTACTATCGAGTTCGAGATCGTCGCCGAATTCACCGGTAAGGGGATTGTATCCGCCATCCGTCTCGTCGTTAGTGATCTTCGAATAGACAAGGCCGCCTGTCACGGTGTTGTGGCCGTCTATGTCGTATCGGAGCTTGAGCCCATGGCTGTCCTTGGTGGAATCTGGCGTCCGGCTGAAAGGAAGGAGCTCAGAACCGGGTGTATAGGTGCCCGTAGCCGGATAGGCAGTCAGCCCCCCGGCATACTCCGGGAACTGGAGGATTTGGCTGAAACCGCCTGCATGCCCACCAAAAAGGGGATTGTATCTATTTATCATGTCGTCGCTGTTATCATCGAACTCCCGGTGCAGATAGGAATACTCCGCACCAAGACCCTCGATCTGGAAAGATACCTTGGGGATGTAATCGTTCGTCGTCTCGTCCAGGCCCTTTCTGTGGGACTGGATATGACAGCCCGAGCACTTGCTCATGGTCTGGGCGTACTTGCAGCCCTCGCGTTCCTGATACCTGTGGTCGAAACCTATCTTTAGGCCGGGAA
This window encodes:
- a CDS encoding DUF2490 domain-containing protein, translating into MTSSQFGSEHTDMDYETDAHTFFLGADITLLPNLGLNANGSYTTGSGSIEDFHFESMNPTGDLKLDYNVSTLNPNMPYLYDVVYLNGMDNYSDVEFSELAFTAGINYRLNKNVGLGLNYYYNDYDDEEEYVYGDQSVTLQSLMGSVTYRF
- a CDS encoding MtrB/PioB family outer membrane beta-barrel protein, with amino-acid sequence MKKTIIVGTGLAFLCAGWIGSAASEEAKPLEGEISVGGTWVMDDIDNDEQGAKGASEYQSVYDKNLTWDLGGGLNYRGANGLDLDATGRYRDGDDQEYGGALSLKRVLIYKTDYNRFLHRLDHDYMDNLNAHIFRGAGTPGAPAGLPSPCPDPNNPAFCAQFPDADPATAGYQVPPSGIIGAANVYHTDHDPFEDYEVTNSEWTNSLKLNIPYIPGLKIGFDHRYQEREGCKYAQTMSKCSGCHIQSHRKGLDETTNDYIPKVSFQIEGLGAEYSYLHREFDDNSDDMINRYNPLFGGHAGGFSQILQFPEYAGGLTAYPATGTYTPGSELLPFSRTPDSTKDSHGLKLRYDIDGHNTVTGGLVYSKITNDETDGGYNPLTGEFGDDLELDSTAVMAKWHSRLTKALSLTVHGKYQTLDNDEVFVDVNDAAAHFKYTNEPADIWDFTRKSGYDYDVIAAGIDAAWKVVRNITLRGGYDFHQEDRQNYEYHDVPETTDKHTVKLSGDWRVNHHMKFDLGYKLELIDDPYALKHAVCSPDDSFTTYAGPGTAGRNFDRTYAPNIYDARTGTRTNQPETAHTFMFNGHLTPVSMLSTSLHAKYRWAENDDVDGTEWQQDLFTGGLNLVLTPTEKMAFSAGYNYFYDKYESMYCIAIYDG